One stretch of Argiope bruennichi chromosome 3, qqArgBrue1.1, whole genome shotgun sequence DNA includes these proteins:
- the LOC129962847 gene encoding uncharacterized protein LOC129962847, which translates to MPFKIDPPCLGESKHIATKRFNSLWQRLKREPEYRQLYSEFLTEYENLGHMQATCETPRYIMPHHGVFRPESSTTKLRVVFNASEATSSGQSLNDNLYSGSVVQDDLFAILLRFRKHSIVFTADIKKMYRQIWMHPDQCDLQCILWKDLEEEKLRVFKLLTVTYGTKCAPYLATRVLKQICCDEQNNYPLAAAAGKDFYVDDILSGTEDLSSAIELQDQLIHLLKSAGLLGPLIITAKMFLQKLWILRIDWDDEVPLHLNREWEKFSSELSQLKNVNIDRHVLCSEVLKVDLIGFGDASKNAYGCAVYTRSLSRSGEIKVSLLCSKSRVAPIKEISIPRLELCAADLLSKLTVKVLSSLQLDIDGVHLYSDSTVVLAWIKTPPTLLKTFVANRVARIQEYTKNFQWHYVNTAENPADLISRGVFPSKIQQLGIWWNGPCFLSSSSCPNFNDDPGVSDDEYLLEVKRTAKNSELNNDPMINLSICNIPSFLQFVKNLKEAVKTTGPLNAEELNYAETFLIKNIQIQEFAKDVSSLQKHHCVSPGSKLKTLNPFLDSKGLLRVGGRLAQPIVPSQIMGNLPKERVSPDFAFNCAGADFCGPFYIKNKAQRKAVHIEIVSDLTSASFIATLKRFMARRGKCAKLFSDNAKNLVGANREIKKLHEMVRKPDEKLAGYLAAEGIEWKFIPPRSPHFGGLWEAAIKSFKYHLKRVVKGINLTYEEFLTVIVQIEGILNSRPLCPLSANEDDFEVLTPAHFLINRSLTSLNEPDLTNLKESHLKKWQKVITHCSRVTNPVSAECNMSGCIHHSFRRIGWTGSKLSTSVNVN; encoded by the exons ATGCCGTTTAAAATAGACCCCCCATGTTTAGGCGAATCAAAACACATTgctactaaaagatttaattcactttGGCAACGTTTGAAGAGAGAACCAGAGTATAGGCAACTATACAGCGAATTTTTAACTGAGTATGAGAATTTGGGGCATATGCAGGCAACTTGCGAAACTCCAAGGTACATTATGCCTCATCATGGCGTTTTTAGGCCAGAAAGTAGTACTACAAAATTACGCGTTGTTTTCAACGCATCAGAGGCAACGTCATCTGGACAATCgcttaatgataatttgtattcagGATCTGTTGTCCAAGATGATTTGTTTGCTATTTTGTTGAGGTTTCGAAAACATTCTATAGTTTTCACCGCtgatataaaaaagatgtatcgTCAAATTTGGATGCATCCAGATCAGTgtgatttacaatgtattttatggaaGGATTTAGAGGAAGAGAAATTACGTGTATTTAAGTTGCTCACTGTTACCTACGGAACCAAATGCGCTCCTTACTTGGCGACCAGAGTACTAAAACAAATATGCTGTGATGAGCAGAACAACTATCCTTTAGCCGCTGCTGCTGGCAAAGATTTTTACGTCGATGATATACTCAGTGGTACCGAGGATTTATCTTCTGCCATTGAACTACAAGACCAgttaatacatttgttaaaatcaGCTG GTCTCTTAGGACCTTTGATAATCACAGCGAAGATGTTCTTGCAGAAGTTGTGGATTTTGAGAATTGATTGGGACGATGAAGTTCCCTTACACTTAAATAGAGAGTGGGAAAAATTTAGTTCTGAATTGAgtcaattgaaaaatgtaaacatagaTCGTCATGTGTTATGTTCTGAAGTTCTGAAAGTAGACCTGATAGGCTTCGGAGATGCTTCGAAAAATGCATATGGTTGTGCTGTCTACACCAGGTCTTTGTCAAGGTCTGGTGAAATAAAGGTGTCACTCTTATGCAGCAAATCTCGAGTGGCTCCCATCAAAGAAATTAGTATCCCACGTTTGGAGCTGTGTGCAGCGGATCTGCTTTCCAAGCTTACCGTTAAGGTTCTGTCATCCTTGCAACTAGACATTGATGGAGTACATTTGTACTCGGACTCCACTGTGGTGCTTGCCTGGATCAAAACTCCACCAACattgttgaaaacttttgtgGCTAATCGAGTCGCTAGGATTCAAGAGTATACTAAGAACTTCCAATGGCATTATGTAAATACTGCTGAGAATCCTGCGGACTTGATATCACGAGGAGTTTTCCCTTCAAAGATCCAACAGTTGGGCATTTGGTGGAATGGACCGTGTTTTCTTTCATCTAGTAGCTGTCCAAACTTCAATGACGATCCTGGTGTCTCAGATGATGAATATCTTCTTGAGGTGAAAAGAACTGCAAAGAACTCTGAACTGAATAATGATCCTATGATTAATCTTTCCATTTGTAATATTCCTAGTTTTTTACA gTTTGTCAAGAATCTAAAAGAAGCAGTGAAGACAACAGGTCCACTGAATGCTGAGGAATTGAACTATGcagagacatttttaattaaaaatatccaaatccaaGAGTTTGCCAAAGACGTCAGTAGTCTCCAAAAACACCACTGTGTGTCTCctggtagtaaattaaaaactttgaatccttTCTTGGATTCTAAAGGATTGTTAAGAGTCGGAGGACGGTTgg ccCAACCAATTGTACCTTCTCAAATCATGGGCAATTTGCCCAAGGAAAGAGTGTCtccagattttgcttttaattgtgctGGTGCCGATTTCTGTGGGccgttttatattaagaataaggcTCAGCGTAAAg ctgttCATATAGAAATTGTTTCAGATTTGACTTCTGCTTCCTTTATAGCGACTTTAAAACGATTCATGGCTCGAAGAGGTAAATGTGCGAAACTATTTTCAGATAATGCTAAGAATTTGGTAGGAGctaatagagaaattaaaaaacttcatgAAATGGTTAGAAAACCAGATGAAAAGCTGGCAGGCTATTTAGCTGCAGAAGGTATTGAGTGGAAATTTATTCCACCTAGATCCCCACACTTTGGCGGTCTTTGGGAGGCAGctataaagtcatttaaatacCATCTAAAAAGAGTTGTTAAGGGAATAAACTTAACTTATGAAGAGTTCTTAACGGTAATTGTGCAAATTGAGGGAATTTTGAATTCTCGACCACTTTGCCCCTTGTCAGCTAACGAGGACGATTTTGAGGTTCTTACTcctgcacattttttaataaataggtcTTTAACCTCTTTGAATGAGcctgatttgacaaatttaaaagaaagtcatcTCAAGAAATGGCAAAAG